One region of Mycteria americana isolate JAX WOST 10 ecotype Jacksonville Zoo and Gardens chromosome 17, USCA_MyAme_1.0, whole genome shotgun sequence genomic DNA includes:
- the NTMT1 gene encoding N-terminal Xaa-Pro-Lys N-methyltransferase 1, with the protein MTSEVVENEFEFYSKAKKYWKDVPATVDGMLGGYGHISSIDINSSRKFLQRFLRDGPNRTGTTRALDCGAGIGRITKRLLLPLFKTVDMVDVTEDFLTKAKSYLGEEGRRVHNYFCCGLQDFSPEPNSYDVIWIQWVIGHLTDNHLSDFLKRCRAGLRPNGIVVIKDNMAQEGVIMDDVDSSVCRDLDVVHKIIRRAGLHLLAEERQENFPDEIYHVYTFAMR; encoded by the exons CAAGGCAAAGAAGTACTGGAAGGACGTGCCCGCCACGGTGGATGGCATGCTGGGGGGCTATGGCCACATCTCTAGCATCGACATCAACAGCTCCAGGAAGTTCCTGCAGAGGTTTCTGCGG GATGGCCCCAACCGGACGGGGACAACCCGTGCTCTGGACTGCGGGGCGGGCATCGGCCGGATCACCAAGCGGCTGCTGCTACCTCTCTTCAAGACAGTGGACATGGTGGACGTGACGGAGGACTTCCTCACCAAGGCCAAGAGCTAcctgggagaggagggcaggcgGGTGCACAACTACTTCTGCTGCGGCCTCCAGGACTTCAGCCCCGAGCCAAACTCCTACGATGTCATCTGGATCCAGTGGGTCATCG GACACCTCACAGACAACCACCTCTCCGACTTCCTGAAGCGGTGCCGTGCTGGCCTGCGGCCCAACGGCATCGTGGTCATCAAGGACAACATGGCTCAGGAGGGCGTGATCATGGATGATGTGGACAGCAGCGTCTGCCGGGACCTGGATGTGGTCCATAAGATCATCCGCCGAGCTGGGCTGCACCTCCTGGCTGAGGAGCGTCAGGAGAACTTCCCTGATGAGATCTACCACGTCTACACCTTTGCCATGAGATGA